A genomic region of Rhizobium sp. NXC24 contains the following coding sequences:
- a CDS encoding cytochrome c family protein, with protein MNSSYVNMGVGALLATLFVLKSVSLASGFIFHSETPEKPGFAIIAAEETSAGAGGKGAAAKQETPIAQLLQKADAKAGESIFKKCQACHDGTKGGPNKVGPDLWGVVDRPIASHEGFAYSSAMKDFSKGSSEKWTYDHLYHFLEAPKKFIAGTAMGFAGLPKEEDRANVIAYLRTLADTPQPLPDANAPAATN; from the coding sequence ATGAATTCATCCTACGTGAACATGGGTGTCGGGGCACTTCTGGCCACACTTTTTGTGCTGAAGTCCGTGTCGCTCGCGTCGGGATTTATTTTCCATTCAGAAACGCCGGAAAAGCCGGGCTTCGCAATTATCGCCGCTGAAGAAACGTCTGCCGGCGCCGGCGGCAAGGGAGCCGCCGCCAAGCAGGAAACGCCGATCGCGCAATTGCTGCAAAAGGCCGACGCGAAGGCCGGCGAATCGATCTTCAAGAAGTGTCAGGCCTGTCATGACGGCACCAAGGGCGGGCCGAACAAGGTCGGTCCGGATCTCTGGGGTGTGGTCGATCGTCCGATCGCCTCGCACGAAGGTTTTGCCTATTCCTCCGCCATGAAGGATTTTTCCAAGGGCAGCAGCGAAAAGTGGACCTACGATCATCTCTACCACTTCCTCGAAGCGCCGAAGAAATTCATCGCCGGGACGGCGATGGGCTTTGCCGGCCTGCCGAAGGAGGAAGATCGTGCCAATGTCATCGCCTATCTGCGCACGCTGGCCGACACGCCTCAGCCGCTGCCTGACGCGAACGCTCCCGCGGCGACGAACTAA
- a CDS encoding patatin-like phospholipase family protein: MNIAAPLTTTNPASAYAQKVFVLQGGGALGSYQAGAFEALREANIEPDWIAGISIGAINASIMAGNVPGQRLEKLRSFWNKVSVQLPVDVLMERQRETSRFYRTVSSWWVSTFGVPGFFSPWQIPSWFQPRGSAGATSIYDTAQLRQTLLDHVDFDRINHGPVRLSLGAVNVRTGNFAFFDNKDIKIKPEHVMASGALPPGFPAIKIGNEYYWDGGLVSNTPLSYVLRNAAEVDTVVFQVDLFSATGLLPQDLEEVEERRKDISYSSRTRLNTDLFLERHRLRRTISELYARLPEEAKADPEIQKLKQHCCDHSVTIIHLIYRNKQFRAHSKDYEFSALSMHEHWQAGLHDARKALISEDWRVPPGAEDGLKVYDLDQKMRTRKHAV, translated from the coding sequence ATGAATATTGCAGCTCCACTCACCACCACCAATCCCGCTTCGGCCTATGCGCAGAAGGTCTTCGTCCTGCAGGGCGGCGGTGCGCTCGGCTCCTATCAGGCGGGCGCCTTCGAAGCATTGAGGGAAGCCAATATCGAGCCGGACTGGATCGCCGGGATCTCGATCGGTGCCATCAACGCCTCGATCATGGCGGGCAACGTGCCGGGCCAGCGGCTGGAAAAACTGCGCTCCTTTTGGAACAAGGTCAGCGTGCAATTGCCGGTCGACGTGCTGATGGAGCGCCAACGCGAGACCAGTCGGTTCTACCGCACGGTCAGCAGTTGGTGGGTATCGACCTTCGGCGTGCCCGGTTTCTTTTCGCCCTGGCAGATCCCATCCTGGTTCCAGCCGCGGGGCTCAGCGGGTGCGACCAGTATCTACGACACCGCGCAATTGCGTCAGACCCTGCTCGACCATGTCGATTTCGACCGCATCAATCATGGCCCGGTGCGACTGAGCCTCGGCGCCGTCAATGTCAGAACCGGCAATTTCGCCTTTTTCGACAATAAGGACATCAAAATCAAACCCGAGCACGTCATGGCGAGCGGCGCACTGCCACCCGGCTTTCCGGCGATCAAGATCGGCAATGAATATTACTGGGACGGCGGCCTGGTCTCGAACACGCCGCTGAGTTACGTGCTGAGGAACGCCGCCGAAGTCGACACGGTCGTCTTCCAGGTCGATCTCTTCAGTGCTACCGGCCTGTTGCCGCAGGACCTCGAAGAAGTGGAGGAGCGGCGCAAGGATATCAGCTATTCCAGCCGCACCCGGCTCAACACCGACCTCTTTCTCGAGCGCCACCGTCTGCGCCGTACCATATCGGAGCTTTATGCGCGCCTGCCGGAAGAGGCCAAGGCCGACCCGGAGATCCAGAAGCTGAAGCAACATTGCTGCGATCACAGCGTCACGATCATCCACCTGATCTACCGCAACAAGCAGTTCCGCGCCCATTCGAAGGACTACGAATTTTCGGCGCTGTCGATGCACGAGCATTGGCAAGCCGGCCTGCACGACGCCCGCAAGGCCCTGATCTCGGAAGATTGGCGCGTGCCGCCCGGCGCCGAGGACGGGCTCAAGGTCTACGACCTGGATCAAAAGATGCGGACGCGCAAGCACGCCGTCTGA
- a CDS encoding AEC family transporter, translated as MSEIFSDVLPIFLLILVGWLIVRAGILTASVGEAMSEFVFKIAVPLLLFQTIAGAHFHGASPFRLWIAYFAGVAVAWTAGHLAATRLFGRDARIGVLAGVSSAFANNTFIGLPLVSRVVGPDGIVALSILIAVHLPVMMIAGTMLMEQAERKANGGSGRSTGELLHQVGRNLVRNPLVIGLVAGLVVHLIGIPLPATLGSVVDSIANTAGPAALISLGMALRQYGLSGNLGIASVTSAFKLLLLPACVLSAGYLLGLSSQWREAIVLTAAVPTGVNAWLIANRFGVGHSLAASTITLTTALGVLSVSLWAYMLG; from the coding sequence ATGTCCGAAATCTTTTCCGATGTTCTGCCGATTTTCCTGCTGATCCTCGTCGGCTGGTTGATCGTGCGTGCCGGAATATTGACGGCCAGCGTCGGCGAAGCGATGAGCGAGTTCGTCTTCAAGATTGCCGTGCCGCTGCTGCTTTTCCAGACCATTGCTGGCGCGCATTTCCACGGGGCTTCGCCATTCCGATTGTGGATCGCCTATTTTGCCGGCGTCGCGGTCGCCTGGACAGCCGGCCATCTGGCGGCGACGCGCCTATTCGGGCGGGATGCGCGGATCGGGGTGCTCGCCGGTGTGTCGTCGGCTTTCGCCAACAATACCTTCATCGGCCTGCCGCTTGTGAGCCGTGTGGTCGGTCCCGATGGCATCGTGGCGCTATCGATCCTGATCGCTGTGCATCTGCCTGTCATGATGATCGCCGGTACGATGCTGATGGAGCAGGCTGAGCGCAAGGCGAATGGCGGCAGCGGGCGGAGCACAGGCGAGCTACTGCATCAGGTAGGCAGAAACCTTGTCCGCAATCCGCTGGTCATCGGACTTGTCGCCGGCCTCGTCGTGCACCTCATCGGTATTCCCCTGCCGGCAACGCTCGGCAGCGTCGTCGACAGCATCGCCAACACGGCAGGCCCGGCGGCGCTGATTTCGCTTGGCATGGCGCTGCGGCAATATGGTCTTTCCGGCAATCTCGGAATCGCCAGCGTTACCTCGGCGTTCAAGCTTCTGTTGCTGCCGGCCTGCGTGCTTTCGGCCGGCTATCTTCTTGGCCTTAGCTCGCAATGGCGTGAGGCGATCGTCCTCACCGCCGCAGTTCCCACAGGTGTGAACGCCTGGCTGATTGCCAATCGCTTTGGCGTCGGTCACAGTCTCGCGGCCTCGACGATTACGCTGACAACGGCGCTCGGCGTACTTTCAGTGTCACTTTGGGCCTATATGCTCGGCTAG
- a CDS encoding adenosine kinase, with the protein MTRFDVLTVGNAIVDIISRCNDQFLIDNKITKAAMNLIDADRAELLYSRMGPALEASGGSAGNTAAGVANFGGRAAYFGKVAEDQLGEIFAHDIRAQGVHYETKPKGTFPPTARSMIFVTEDGERSMNTYLGACVELGPEDVEEDVVANAKVTYFEGYLWDPPRAKEAIRECARIAHVHGREMSMTLSDSFCVGRYRHEFLDLMRSGTVDIVFANRDEALSLYETDDFEKALKLIAADCKIAAVTTGKDGAVIVRGNERYVVDAHPIEERVDTTGAGDLFAAGFLFGYTQGRSLEDCGKLGNLAAAIVIEQIGPRPMRSLSEAGKEFGLL; encoded by the coding sequence ATGACTCGTTTCGATGTACTGACCGTTGGCAATGCTATCGTCGACATTATCTCCCGCTGCAACGATCAGTTCCTGATCGACAACAAGATCACCAAGGCCGCGATGAATCTCATCGATGCCGACCGTGCCGAGCTATTGTATTCGCGCATGGGTCCGGCGCTCGAAGCCTCCGGCGGCAGCGCCGGCAATACGGCGGCGGGCGTTGCGAATTTCGGCGGCAGGGCGGCCTATTTCGGCAAGGTCGCGGAAGATCAGTTGGGAGAAATCTTCGCGCACGACATCCGCGCCCAGGGCGTGCATTACGAGACCAAGCCGAAGGGCACGTTCCCGCCGACTGCCCGCTCCATGATCTTCGTCACCGAGGACGGCGAGCGTTCGATGAACACCTATCTCGGCGCCTGCGTCGAGCTTGGCCCGGAAGATGTCGAGGAAGATGTCGTCGCCAACGCCAAGGTCACCTATTTCGAAGGCTATCTCTGGGACCCGCCGCGCGCCAAGGAGGCGATTCGCGAATGCGCCCGCATCGCCCATGTCCATGGCCGCGAAATGTCGATGACTTTGTCCGACAGCTTCTGCGTCGGCCGTTATCGCCACGAATTCCTTGATCTCATGCGCTCGGGCACCGTCGATATCGTCTTTGCCAACCGCGACGAGGCATTGTCGCTCTACGAGACCGATGATTTCGAGAAGGCGTTGAAGCTGATTGCGGCTGACTGCAAGATCGCCGCCGTCACCACCGGCAAGGACGGTGCCGTCATCGTGCGCGGCAACGAGCGCTATGTCGTCGACGCCCATCCGATCGAGGAGCGCGTCGATACGACCGGCGCCGGCGATCTCTTCGCAGCCGGCTTCCTCTTCGGCTACACGCAGGGTCGCAGCCTCGAAGACTGCGGCAAGCTCGGCAACCTCGCCGCAGCTATCGTCATCGAGCAGATCGGCCCTCGGCCGATGCGGTCGCTCTCGGAAGCCGGCAAGGAATTCGGGCTTCTTTAA
- a CDS encoding cadmium resistance transporter codes for MEYLFGNLGIAIVLFASTNVDDIFVLLGFFADRKFHPRQIVIGQYLGISVLCGVSVLASLISLVIPAAYIGLLGLVPIILGLKKLWTLWQGFEAESDPEDHEKASIGHGNIIAVAAVTIANGGDNIGIYTPLFATRTSDEITIIAIVFVVMTALWLGAAHFLVNHPTIGAPIRRYGYRVVPFVLVALGILILHEAGTFRLLW; via the coding sequence GTGGAATATTTGTTCGGGAATCTCGGCATAGCGATCGTCCTGTTTGCATCGACGAACGTGGACGATATTTTTGTTCTGCTCGGATTTTTTGCGGACCGCAAATTCCACCCGCGCCAAATCGTCATCGGCCAATATCTGGGCATTAGCGTTCTTTGCGGCGTAAGCGTGCTCGCCTCCCTGATCTCTCTCGTTATTCCCGCCGCCTATATCGGCCTCCTCGGCTTGGTGCCGATCATTCTTGGCCTGAAGAAGCTATGGACGTTGTGGCAGGGCTTTGAGGCAGAGAGTGATCCGGAAGATCACGAAAAGGCGTCGATCGGGCATGGCAATATCATAGCCGTCGCGGCGGTCACCATCGCGAATGGTGGCGACAATATCGGCATCTACACGCCGCTATTTGCCACGCGCACGAGCGATGAGATCACCATCATCGCCATTGTGTTTGTCGTCATGACGGCTTTGTGGCTCGGCGCCGCGCACTTCCTGGTCAATCACCCGACGATCGGTGCGCCGATCCGTCGCTATGGGTATCGGGTGGTGCCCTTCGTTCTCGTGGCGCTTGGAATTCTCATTCTCCACGAGGCCGGAACCTTTCGGTTGCTATGGTGA
- a CDS encoding SH3 domain-containing protein has translation MRGKVLKSCAVFAIGLMMAGATADLAAAQAAKGPSGLPLPRFVTLKSKRVNLRIGPSADYAVSWLYLKQGLPVEIIQEYDNWRRVRDADGTEGWVNQSLLSGQRSAIAAPWMKGKGKAVFVNMRRDAQPSSTVIAKLQPGVMMNIRECTGDWCLATADGTEGWVAQSEIWGAYPGEAFK, from the coding sequence ATGCGTGGCAAAGTCCTGAAGTCCTGCGCTGTTTTCGCGATCGGCCTGATGATGGCCGGCGCCACCGCCGATCTTGCCGCGGCCCAGGCCGCCAAGGGACCGAGCGGATTGCCGCTGCCGCGATTCGTCACGCTGAAATCGAAGCGCGTCAACCTGCGCATCGGCCCGAGCGCCGACTACGCCGTGTCTTGGCTTTATCTTAAGCAGGGATTGCCGGTCGAAATCATCCAGGAATACGACAATTGGCGCCGCGTGCGTGATGCCGACGGCACCGAGGGCTGGGTCAACCAGTCGCTGCTATCCGGCCAGCGCTCGGCAATCGCCGCGCCGTGGATGAAGGGCAAGGGCAAGGCGGTCTTCGTCAATATGCGCCGCGACGCGCAGCCGTCGAGCACCGTCATCGCCAAGCTCCAGCCGGGCGTGATGATGAACATCCGCGAATGCACTGGCGACTGGTGCCTGGCGACCGCCGACGGCACCGAAGGCTGGGTGGCGCAATCCGAAATCTGGGGCGCCTACCCCGGCGAAGCCTTCAAGTAA
- a CDS encoding D-glycerate dehydrogenase: MTTKKKPKVYITRKLPDAVETRMRELFDAELNIDDTPRTQAELVEAIRSADVLVPTVTDRIDAALIEEAGPQMKLIASFSNGTDHIDVEAAARRGITVTNTPNVLTEDTADMTMALILAVPRRLAEGARVLTDKPGEWAGWSPTWMLGRRIHGKRIGIVGMGRIGTAVARRAKAFGLSIHYHNRKRVSLATEDELEATYWDSLDQMLARVDIVSVNCPSTPATFHLISARRLALLQPTSYIVNTARGDVIDETALIKILREGKIAGAGLDVFENEPAVNPKLVKLANEGKVVLLPHMSSATLESRIDMGDKVIINIRTFIDGHRPPNRVLPFR, translated from the coding sequence ATGACGACGAAGAAAAAACCGAAGGTCTATATCACGCGTAAACTGCCGGATGCAGTGGAGACGCGGATGCGCGAACTCTTCGATGCCGAGCTCAACATTGACGATACGCCGCGCACGCAGGCCGAGCTTGTGGAAGCCATCCGCTCCGCCGATGTGCTGGTGCCGACAGTCACCGACCGCATCGATGCCGCATTGATCGAGGAAGCCGGGCCGCAGATGAAGCTGATCGCCAGCTTTTCCAACGGCACCGACCATATCGACGTCGAAGCGGCGGCCCGTCGTGGCATCACCGTCACCAACACGCCGAATGTCCTGACCGAGGACACGGCCGACATGACCATGGCGTTGATTCTTGCCGTGCCGCGGCGCCTCGCCGAAGGTGCGCGCGTGCTGACGGACAAGCCCGGCGAATGGGCCGGCTGGTCGCCCACCTGGATGCTTGGGCGCCGCATTCACGGCAAGCGTATCGGCATCGTCGGCATGGGCCGCATCGGCACCGCCGTCGCCCGCCGCGCCAAGGCATTCGGCCTCTCCATCCATTATCACAACCGCAAGCGCGTCAGCCTGGCGACCGAAGACGAGCTGGAGGCGACCTATTGGGACAGCCTCGATCAGATGCTTGCCCGCGTCGACATCGTCTCCGTCAACTGCCCGTCGACGCCGGCGACCTTCCATCTGATTTCGGCGCGTCGGCTCGCTCTGCTGCAGCCGACGAGCTACATCGTCAATACAGCGCGCGGTGACGTCATTGACGAGACGGCGCTGATCAAGATTTTGCGCGAAGGCAAGATCGCCGGCGCCGGCCTCGACGTCTTCGAGAACGAACCGGCCGTCAATCCAAAGCTGGTGAAGCTCGCCAACGAGGGCAAGGTGGTGTTGCTGCCGCATATGAGCTCAGCCACGCTCGAAAGCCGCATCGACATGGGCGACAAGGTCATCATCAATATCCGCACCTTCATCGACGGCCATCGCCCGCCGAATCGCGTGCTGCCATTTCGCTGA
- a CDS encoding GNAT family N-acetyltransferase — MTLQRLDDNFGRWNELLELILASFAYMDGRIDPPSSALSLTAQSLREKARAEIGYIAFDGDRLAGCIFCRPEPDSLYIGKLAVLPSAQGKGIGRRLLSLAETTAQERGLRVLRLETRIELTGNHATFANWGFAKTAENRHAGFDRTTSIEMRKALI, encoded by the coding sequence ATCACCCTTCAGCGTCTCGACGACAATTTCGGCCGCTGGAATGAGCTGCTTGAGCTCATTCTCGCCTCCTTCGCCTATATGGACGGACGGATCGATCCGCCCTCCTCGGCGCTGTCGCTGACCGCGCAATCGCTCAGGGAAAAAGCGAGAGCCGAAATCGGCTATATCGCATTTGATGGCGATCGATTAGCCGGCTGCATATTCTGCCGTCCGGAGCCGGACAGCCTCTATATCGGCAAGCTCGCTGTTTTGCCGAGCGCACAGGGCAAGGGGATCGGCAGGCGCTTGCTGAGTCTTGCGGAAACGACGGCGCAGGAGCGTGGCCTTCGTGTGCTGCGGCTGGAAACGCGGATCGAGCTAACCGGCAATCACGCCACCTTTGCCAATTGGGGATTCGCCAAAACCGCAGAGAATCGCCACGCCGGCTTCGACCGCACGACGTCGATCGAGATGCGCAAAGCCCTGATTTAA
- a CDS encoding molybdopterin-synthase adenylyltransferase MoeB, translating to MDPLTPDEIARYKRHILLPEVGGAGQQKLKAARVLVIGAGGLGAPVLQYLAAAGIGTLGIADDDRVSLSNLQRQVIHDTGTIGELKTQSAADAIARLNPHVRTIRFEDRFSIETAERLLAGFDLIVDGSDNFDTRYAAADAAELARLPLVTGAVGRFDGSLTTLKPYEASADGTLNPGYRDLFPTQPPEGLIPACSEAGIIGALTGVIGTLMAMEAIKVITGIGEPLIGRLLLYDGLAARFETIRYRRKRAKAAAE from the coding sequence ATGGACCCTTTGACCCCAGACGAAATCGCCCGTTACAAGCGCCACATCCTGCTGCCCGAAGTCGGCGGCGCCGGGCAGCAAAAATTAAAAGCGGCGCGGGTTTTGGTGATCGGCGCCGGCGGGCTCGGTGCGCCCGTGCTGCAATATCTCGCCGCCGCAGGCATCGGTACGCTTGGGATTGCCGATGACGACCGCGTCTCGCTTTCCAACCTGCAGCGGCAGGTGATCCACGATACCGGCACGATCGGCGAGCTGAAGACGCAGAGTGCGGCCGACGCCATTGCACGGCTGAACCCACATGTGCGCACCATTCGCTTCGAGGATCGTTTTTCCATCGAGACCGCCGAGCGGCTTCTCGCCGGTTTCGATCTCATTGTCGACGGTTCCGATAATTTCGATACGCGCTATGCCGCGGCCGACGCGGCCGAGCTGGCGCGCCTGCCGCTGGTGACCGGCGCGGTCGGCCGCTTCGACGGCTCACTGACGACGCTGAAACCTTATGAGGCCAGCGCCGACGGCACGCTGAACCCTGGTTATCGCGACCTCTTCCCCACGCAACCGCCCGAAGGCCTCATTCCCGCCTGCTCCGAGGCCGGGATCATCGGCGCGCTGACAGGCGTCATCGGCACGCTGATGGCGATGGAGGCGATCAAAGTCATTACCGGCATCGGTGAACCGCTGATCGGCCGGCTGCTGCTCTATGACGGGCTCGCCGCCCGCTTCGAAACCATCCGCTATCGCCGCAAGCGCGCCAAGGCCGCGGCCGAATGA
- the recF gene encoding DNA replication/repair protein RecF — translation MPHKVFISRLKLTDFRNYAAASLVLDERHVVLTGDNGAGKTNLMEAVSFLSPGRGMRRAAYADIIRVDASGGFSIFAELEGMNGEVEIGTGVDATDEATARKLRINGAPAKTVDELTDHLRVLWLTPAMDGLFTGGSSERRRFLDRLVLSLDPAHGRRASDFERTMRSRNKLLAEGRFDPSWLSGIEEQMASLGIAMALARQEMLGLLSRLIAETREATPFPSAALELSGFLDGQFDRPAVDLEDSYAEMLREGRYRDAAAGRTLDGPHRADLLVRHREKHMEAERCSTGEQKALLVGLILAHARLVGNLTGHAPILLLDEIAAHLDEGRRAALFDLIDGLGGQAFMTGTDKAMFSALGERAQFFTVAHGGISKS, via the coding sequence ATGCCGCACAAGGTTTTCATCTCGCGCCTGAAGCTGACCGACTTCCGCAATTATGCGGCGGCGTCGCTTGTGCTTGACGAGCGGCATGTGGTGTTGACCGGCGACAATGGCGCCGGCAAGACCAATCTGATGGAGGCAGTCTCCTTCCTTTCGCCCGGACGCGGGATGCGGCGCGCGGCCTATGCGGATATCATCCGCGTCGATGCATCCGGCGGCTTTTCGATCTTTGCCGAGCTTGAGGGCATGAATGGCGAAGTCGAAATCGGGACCGGCGTCGACGCGACCGACGAGGCGACGGCGCGCAAGCTCAGGATCAATGGCGCACCGGCCAAGACCGTGGACGAGCTGACCGACCATCTACGCGTGCTCTGGCTGACACCGGCGATGGACGGGCTATTCACCGGCGGCTCCTCCGAGCGCCGCCGTTTTCTCGACCGGCTCGTGTTGTCGCTCGATCCCGCCCATGGCCGCCGCGCCAGCGATTTCGAGCGCACCATGCGCAGCCGCAACAAACTGCTCGCCGAAGGCCGATTCGATCCGTCCTGGCTTAGCGGCATCGAGGAGCAGATGGCGAGTCTCGGCATCGCCATGGCGCTCGCCCGGCAGGAGATGCTCGGCCTCCTCTCGCGGCTGATCGCGGAAACACGCGAGGCGACGCCCTTTCCATCCGCCGCACTCGAGCTCTCCGGTTTCCTCGACGGGCAATTCGATCGCCCGGCGGTCGATCTCGAGGACAGCTATGCCGAGATGCTGCGCGAAGGACGATACCGCGACGCGGCCGCCGGACGCACGCTTGATGGCCCGCATCGGGCCGATCTGCTGGTGCGTCATCGCGAGAAGCATATGGAGGCGGAGCGCTGCTCGACGGGGGAACAGAAGGCGCTGCTCGTCGGCCTCATCCTCGCCCATGCCCGCCTCGTCGGCAACTTGACCGGCCATGCGCCGATCCTGCTGCTCGATGAAATCGCCGCGCATCTCGATGAAGGCCGGCGCGCAGCGCTCTTCGACCTGATCGACGGGCTCGGCGGCCAGGCCTTCATGACCGGCACGGACAAGGCAATGTTTTCAGCGCTCGGCGAACGGGCGCAATTCTTTACCGTCGCGCATGGCGGCATTTCGAAATCATAG
- the dnaJ gene encoding molecular chaperone DnaJ, translated as MAKADFYDTLGVARTADEKELKSAFRKLAMKFHPDKNPEDKDAERKFKEINEAYETLKDPQKRAAYDRYGHAAFEHGGMGNGGGFGGGGFGGGGFSDIFEDIFGEMMGGGRSRGRSSGGRERGADLRYNMEISLEEAFTGKTAQIRVPTSITCDVCSGSGAKPGTQPKTCGTCQGAGRVRAAQGFFSVERTCPTCHGRGQIIPDPCTKCHGQGRVTEERSLSVNIPAGIEDGTRIRLQGEGEAGLRGGPSGDLYIFLSVKPHEFFQRDGADLYCAVPISMTTAALGGTFDVATLDGTKSRVTVPEGTQVGKQFRLKAKGMPVLRSSQVGDLYIQIQIETPQKLTKRQRELLQEFEQISSKDNNPESTGFFARMKDFFDTFSD; from the coding sequence ATGGCAAAAGCGGACTTTTACGACACGTTGGGTGTCGCCAGAACGGCGGACGAAAAAGAGCTGAAAAGCGCTTTTCGCAAGCTGGCGATGAAATTTCATCCGGACAAGAACCCGGAGGATAAGGACGCCGAGCGAAAGTTCAAAGAAATCAACGAAGCCTACGAGACGCTCAAGGATCCGCAGAAGCGGGCGGCCTATGATCGTTACGGCCATGCAGCCTTCGAGCATGGCGGCATGGGCAATGGCGGCGGATTTGGCGGCGGCGGCTTCGGCGGCGGTGGCTTCTCCGACATTTTCGAAGATATTTTCGGCGAGATGATGGGTGGCGGACGCTCGCGCGGGCGCTCCTCCGGCGGTCGCGAACGCGGCGCCGATCTTCGCTACAACATGGAAATCTCGCTGGAAGAGGCCTTTACCGGCAAGACGGCGCAGATTCGCGTGCCGACCTCGATCACCTGCGATGTCTGCTCCGGCTCCGGCGCCAAGCCGGGCACGCAGCCGAAGACCTGCGGCACCTGCCAGGGCGCGGGCCGCGTACGGGCTGCACAGGGTTTCTTCTCGGTCGAGCGCACCTGTCCGACCTGCCATGGCCGCGGTCAGATCATTCCCGATCCCTGCACCAAATGCCACGGCCAGGGCCGCGTGACCGAAGAGCGTTCGCTTTCGGTCAACATCCCGGCCGGCATCGAGGATGGCACGCGCATCCGGTTGCAGGGCGAAGGCGAAGCCGGCTTGCGCGGTGGGCCTTCGGGCGATCTCTACATCTTCCTCTCCGTCAAGCCGCATGAGTTCTTCCAGCGCGACGGCGCCGATCTCTATTGCGCCGTGCCGATCTCGATGACGACGGCTGCCCTTGGCGGCACCTTCGACGTCGCGACCCTCGACGGCACGAAATCGCGCGTCACGGTTCCCGAAGGCACGCAGGTCGGCAAGCAATTCCGCCTGAAGGCAAAGGGCATGCCTGTGCTGCGCTCCAGCCAGGTCGGCGATCTCTATATCCAGATCCAGATCGAAACGCCGCAAAAACTCACCAAGCGCCAGCGCGAGCTGCTGCAGGAATTCGAGCAGATCTCCTCGAAGGACAACAATCCCGAATCAACGGGCTTTTTCGCCCGCATGAAGGATTTCTTCGACACGTTCAGCGACTGA